One stretch of Athene noctua chromosome 27, bAthNoc1.hap1.1, whole genome shotgun sequence DNA includes these proteins:
- the ELL gene encoding RNA polymerase II elongation factor ELL isoform X2: MAALQPERGYGLSCGRLGRGTRVSVFHVKLTESALRAFESYQACKDAVTSKPVIQFQGSQGHITIPRPDRPTEVRTFTFYLSNIGKDSPQGSFDCIQQYVSSNGNIHLDCLGSIQDKITVCATDDSYQKARQSMAQAEEETRSRSAIVIKPGGRYVGKKVQVRKPAPGASDAVPSRKRPTPVNLASAIKRGNSAISQRPFKDRVVHLLALKPYKKPELILRLQKDGLSQQDKDLLDNLLQQVANLSAKDSTFTLKDCVYKEVQKDWPGYSEGDQQLLKRILVRKLCQPQNSSGFQGEAPSLSPPKDNVNSSSPPQKRSQPLEFIDPLANKKPRISHLAHRTQPTFNGKLNSSNSSNGKDAPAPALPPALPESVSSSSSLPVLELPRPHDPLSDVSNDLTHNGRDCENPETADRLTHPLSTDCPQTSKHNCSSYVKTKKKSKKHKDKEKERKEKKSEEKCKEEKQDCEVIKNADLVSLNGTCNNSSVPTSTSEMPDYLLKYAAISSSEQRQSYKNDFNAEYNEYRDLHARIERITRRFTQLDAKLKQLLQGSEEYKTIHDQILQEYRKIKKTNPNYSQEKNRCEYLHNKLAHIKKLIAEYDQQQF; this comes from the exons GATGCTGTGACATCAAAACCAGTAATCCAGTTTCAAGGAAGCCAAGGG CACATCACAATTCCAAGGCCTGATCGACCCACGGAAGTGCGGACTTTCACGTTTTATCTTTCAAATATTGGCAAAGACAGCCCCCAAGGGAGCTTTGACTGTATCCAGCAGTATGTATCTAG CAACGGCAATATCCATTTGGATTGCCTTGGAAGCATACAGGATAAAATCACCGTGTGTGCTACTGATGATTCCTACCAGAAGGCAAGGCAAAGCATGGCACAGGCCGAGGAGGAGACTCGCAGCCGCAGCGCTATAGTCATTAAACCTGGGGGGAGATACGTAG GCAAAAAGGTTCAGGTGCGTAAACCTGCACCAGGAGCTTCCGATGCTGTTCCCTCCAGGAAGCGCCCAACGCCAGTCAACCTTGCCAGTGCAATAAAGAGAGGCAATAGTGCGATTTCTCAGAGACCCTTCAAAGATAGGGTTGTGCACTTACTGGCACTAAAGCCTTATAAGAAACCTGAACTTATTCTCAGATTGCAGAAGGATGGACTTTCTCAGCAGGACAAGGATTTGCTGGACAACCTTCTGCAGCAG GTGGCAAATTTGAGTGCCAAGGACAGCACTTTCACACTGAAAGATTGTGTATACAAAGAAGTGCAGAAGGACTGGCCTGGCTACTCTGAAGGAGATCAGCAGTTGTTGAAGAGGATACTTGTTCG gaaaCTCTGTCAGCCCCAGAACAGTAGCGGTTTTCAAGGAGAAGCGCCTTCCCTGAGTCCACCAAAAGACAATGTGAACTCCAGCTCTCCTCCTCAG aaacGATCCCAGCCTCTGGAGTTTATTGATCCCCTGGCCAACAAAAAGCCCAGGATCTCGCATTTGGCTCACAGAACTCAGCCCACTTTCAACGGGAAACTGAATTCCTCCAATTCCTCCAACGGGAAGGacgctcctgcccctgccctgccgcCGGCTCTGCCGGAGTCGgtgagctccagctccagcctccCGGTGCTGGAGCTGCCGAGGCCTCACGATCCCCTTTCGGATGTCAGCAACGACCTGACTCACAACGGCAGAGACTGTGAGAACCCGGAGACGGCTGACAGACTGACTCATCCTTTGTCAACAGACTGTCCCCAAACGAGCAAGCACAATTGCAGCTCGTACgtaaaaaccaagaaaaaatccaaaaagcacaaagacaaggaaaaggagagaaaggagaagaaaagtgaaGAGAAATGCAAAGAGGAGAAGCAGGACTGTGAAGTAATAAAAAATGCTGACTTAGTTA gtttaaaTGGAACATGCAATAATTCTAGTGTACCAACATCAACTTCAGAAATGCCAGATTATTTATT AAAATACGCAGCCATTTCCTCTTCGGAGCAGCGTCAGAGTTACAAAAATGACTTCAATGCAGAATACAACGAGTACAGAGACTTGCACGCCCGGATAGAGAGGATAACTCGACGATTTACGCAGTTAGATGCCAAGCTGAAGCAGCTTTTGCAGGGCTCTGAAGAATATAAG aCCATCCATGATCAAATTTTACAGGAATATCGGAAAATTAAAAAG actaACCCCAATTACAGCCAAGAGAAGAACCGCTGCGAATACCTCCACAACAAACTGGCTCATATTAAAAAACTGATAGCAGAGTATGACCAACAGCAGTTTTAG
- the ELL gene encoding RNA polymerase II elongation factor ELL isoform X1, whose translation MAALQPERGYGLSCGRLGRGTRVSVFHVKLTESALRAFESYQACKDAVTSKPVIQFQGSQGHITIPRPDRPTEVRTFTFYLSNIGKDSPQGSFDCIQQYVSSNGNIHLDCLGSIQDKITVCATDDSYQKARQSMAQAEEETRSRSAIVIKPGGRYVGKKVQVRKPAPGASDAVPSRKRPTPVNLASAIKRGNSAISQRPFKDRVVHLLALKPYKKPELILRLQKDGLSQQDKDLLDNLLQQVANLSAKDSTFTLKDCVYKEVQKDWPGYSEGDQQLLKRILVRKLCQPQNSSGFQGEAPSLSPPKDNVNSSSPPQKRSQPLEFIDPLANKKPRISHLAHRTQPTFNGKLNSSNSSNGKDAPAPALPPALPESVSSSSSLPVLELPRPHDPLSDVSNDLTHNGRDCENPETADRLTHPLSTDCPQTSKHNCSSYVKTKKKSKKHKDKEKERKEKKSEEKCKEEKQDCEVIKNADLVSVPQEQVTGLNGTCNNSSVPTSTSEMPDYLLKYAAISSSEQRQSYKNDFNAEYNEYRDLHARIERITRRFTQLDAKLKQLLQGSEEYKTIHDQILQEYRKIKKTNPNYSQEKNRCEYLHNKLAHIKKLIAEYDQQQF comes from the exons GATGCTGTGACATCAAAACCAGTAATCCAGTTTCAAGGAAGCCAAGGG CACATCACAATTCCAAGGCCTGATCGACCCACGGAAGTGCGGACTTTCACGTTTTATCTTTCAAATATTGGCAAAGACAGCCCCCAAGGGAGCTTTGACTGTATCCAGCAGTATGTATCTAG CAACGGCAATATCCATTTGGATTGCCTTGGAAGCATACAGGATAAAATCACCGTGTGTGCTACTGATGATTCCTACCAGAAGGCAAGGCAAAGCATGGCACAGGCCGAGGAGGAGACTCGCAGCCGCAGCGCTATAGTCATTAAACCTGGGGGGAGATACGTAG GCAAAAAGGTTCAGGTGCGTAAACCTGCACCAGGAGCTTCCGATGCTGTTCCCTCCAGGAAGCGCCCAACGCCAGTCAACCTTGCCAGTGCAATAAAGAGAGGCAATAGTGCGATTTCTCAGAGACCCTTCAAAGATAGGGTTGTGCACTTACTGGCACTAAAGCCTTATAAGAAACCTGAACTTATTCTCAGATTGCAGAAGGATGGACTTTCTCAGCAGGACAAGGATTTGCTGGACAACCTTCTGCAGCAG GTGGCAAATTTGAGTGCCAAGGACAGCACTTTCACACTGAAAGATTGTGTATACAAAGAAGTGCAGAAGGACTGGCCTGGCTACTCTGAAGGAGATCAGCAGTTGTTGAAGAGGATACTTGTTCG gaaaCTCTGTCAGCCCCAGAACAGTAGCGGTTTTCAAGGAGAAGCGCCTTCCCTGAGTCCACCAAAAGACAATGTGAACTCCAGCTCTCCTCCTCAG aaacGATCCCAGCCTCTGGAGTTTATTGATCCCCTGGCCAACAAAAAGCCCAGGATCTCGCATTTGGCTCACAGAACTCAGCCCACTTTCAACGGGAAACTGAATTCCTCCAATTCCTCCAACGGGAAGGacgctcctgcccctgccctgccgcCGGCTCTGCCGGAGTCGgtgagctccagctccagcctccCGGTGCTGGAGCTGCCGAGGCCTCACGATCCCCTTTCGGATGTCAGCAACGACCTGACTCACAACGGCAGAGACTGTGAGAACCCGGAGACGGCTGACAGACTGACTCATCCTTTGTCAACAGACTGTCCCCAAACGAGCAAGCACAATTGCAGCTCGTACgtaaaaaccaagaaaaaatccaaaaagcacaaagacaaggaaaaggagagaaaggagaagaaaagtgaaGAGAAATGCAAAGAGGAGAAGCAGGACTGTGAAGTAATAAAAAATGCTGACTTAGTTAGTGTTCCCCAGGAACAGGTCACAG gtttaaaTGGAACATGCAATAATTCTAGTGTACCAACATCAACTTCAGAAATGCCAGATTATTTATT AAAATACGCAGCCATTTCCTCTTCGGAGCAGCGTCAGAGTTACAAAAATGACTTCAATGCAGAATACAACGAGTACAGAGACTTGCACGCCCGGATAGAGAGGATAACTCGACGATTTACGCAGTTAGATGCCAAGCTGAAGCAGCTTTTGCAGGGCTCTGAAGAATATAAG aCCATCCATGATCAAATTTTACAGGAATATCGGAAAATTAAAAAG actaACCCCAATTACAGCCAAGAGAAGAACCGCTGCGAATACCTCCACAACAAACTGGCTCATATTAAAAAACTGATAGCAGAGTATGACCAACAGCAGTTTTAG